The Tripterygium wilfordii isolate XIE 37 chromosome 17, ASM1340144v1, whole genome shotgun sequence genome has a window encoding:
- the LOC119982773 gene encoding protein RALF-like 24 → MSHHQDPLRQPGTKIPTFTPQEPNKNDRNIVRFLKTKEKMPRPRNIHPIFKLYLVLILVLTHFSFGTWASVFEYSEIDALVKRGCTQKIGEYHEEAEMESEISRRVLVIQKKYISYETLKRDMVPCAKPGASYYACHAGEANSYGRGCEIITRCARV, encoded by the coding sequence ATGTCGCATCATCAAGACCCCCTTCGACAACCAGGCACCAAGATTCCCACTTTCACCCCACAAGAACCTAATAAAAATGACAGAAACATAGTAAGATTCTTAAAAACAAAGGAGAAAATGCCCAGACCCAGAAATATCCATCCAATCTTCAAACTCTACCTTGTACTCATTCTGGTTCTTACCCATTTCTCATTTGGCACTTGGGCTTCAGTTTTTGAATACAGTGAAATTGATGCCTTGGTGAAAAGGGGCTGTACCCAGAAGATTGGAGAGTACCACGAAGAGGCAGAGATGGAATCGGAGATCAGCAGGAGAGTCTTGGTGATACAGAAGAAGTATATAAGCTATGAGACACTAAAGAGGGACATGGTTCCTTGTGCAAAACCAGGAGCTTCATATTATGCTTGTCATGCAGGAGAGGCAAATTCGTATGGCAGGGGCTGTGAGATCATTACAAGGTGTGCCAGAGTCTGA
- the LOC119982483 gene encoding adenosylhomocysteinase, with the protein MALLVEKTAAGREYKVKDMSLADFGRLEIELAEVEMPGLMSCRTEYGPSQPFKGAKITGSLHMTIQTAVLIETLTALGAEVRWCSCNIFSTQDHAAAAIARDSAAVFAWKGETLQEYWWCTERALDWGPGGGPDVIVDDGGDATLLIHEGVKAEEIYEKTGTLPDPASTDNAEFQIVLTIIRDGLKTDPKRYHKMKERLVGVSEETTTGVKRLYQMQINGTLLFPAINVNDSVTKSKFDNLYGCRHSLPDGLMRATDVMIAGKVGVVCGYGDVGKGCAAALKQAGARVIVTEIDPICALQALMEGYQVLTLEDVVSEADIFVTTTGNKDIIMVDHMRKMKNNAIVCNIGHFDNEIDMLGLETFPGVKRITIKPQTDRWVFPDTNSGIIVLAEGRLMNLGCATGHPSFVMSCSFTNQVIAQLELWTEKSTGKYEKKVYVLPKHLDEKVAALHLGKLGARLTKLSKDQADYISVPVEGPYKPAHYRY; encoded by the exons ATGGCTTTGCTTGTCGAGAAAACCGCCGCCGGCCGCGAGTACAAGGTCAAGGACATGTCCCTCGCTGACTTTGGCCGCCTCGAGATCGAGCTAGCCGAGGTCGAGATGCCTGGGCTCATGTCCTGCCGGACTGAGTATGGCCCCTCTCAGCCATTCAAGGGTGCCAAGATCACCGGCTCCCTCCACATGACAATCCAGACCGCTGTCCTCATCGAGACCCTAACCGCACTCGGCGCTGAAGTCCGTTGGTGCTCCTGCAACATTTTCTCGACCCAGGACCATGCCGCCGCCGCTATTGCTCGTGACAGTGCTGCTGTGTTCGCCTGGAAGGGCGAGACTCTTCAGGAATACTGGTGGTGTACAGAGCGTGCTCTTGATTGGGGTCCTGGTGGTGGCCCTGACGTGATTGTTGATGATGGGGGTGATGCTACTCTCTTGATTCATGAGGGGGTTAAGGCCGAGGAGATCTATGAGAAGACAGGGACGCTTCCGGATCCTGCATCTACCGATAATGCAGAGTTTCAAATCGTCTTGACTATCATCAGAGACGGACTCAAGACCGATCCCAAGAGATACCACAAGATGAAGGAGAGATTAGTTGGTGTTTCTGAGGAGACCACCACTGGAGTTAAGAGGCTGTACCAGATGCAGATCAATGGGACTCTCTTGTTCCCGGCTATCAATGTCAACGACTCTGTCACCAAGAGCAAG TTTGATAACTTGTACGGTTGCCGCCACTCTCTCCCTGATGGTCTGATGAGGGCTACTGATGTCATGATTGCCGGCAAGGTTGGTGTTGTCTGTGGTTATGGGGATGTGGGCAAGGGCTGTGCTGCTGCTTTGAAGCAAGCTGGAGCTCGTGTGATCGTGACCGAAATAGACCCTATTTGTGCGCTTCAGGCTCTGATGGAGGGATACCAAGTCTTGACCCTGGAGGATGTTGTTTCTGAGGCTGATATCTTTGTCACCACCACCGGCAACAAGGACATCATCATGGTTGACCACAtgaggaagatgaagaacaatGCCATTGTTTGCAACATTGGTCACTTTGATAATGAGATTGACATGCTTGGACTTGAAACCTTCCCTGGTGTGAAGAGAATCACCATCAAGCCCCAAACTGATAGGTGGGTCTTCCCTGACACCAACTCAGGCATCATTGTGTTGGCGGAAGGACGACTCATGAACTTGGGTTGTGCCACTGGCCACCCTAGTTTTGTCATGTCATGCTCATTCACAAACCAGGTGATTGCACAGCTCGAGCTCTGGACAGAGAAGAGCACTGGAAAGTATGAGAAGAAGGTGTATGTTTTGCCTAAGCACCTTGATGAGAAGGTGGCTGCTCTTCACCTTGGGAAGCTTGGGGCTAGGCTTACCAAGCTCAGCAAGGACCAGGCTGACTACATTAGTGTTCCTGTTGAAGGTCCATACAAGCCTGCGCACTACAGGTATTGA